A part of Rattus rattus isolate New Zealand chromosome 6, Rrattus_CSIRO_v1, whole genome shotgun sequence genomic DNA contains:
- the Rab43 gene encoding ras-related protein Rab-43, with amino-acid sequence MAGPGPGDQDEHYDFLFKLVLVGDASVGKTCVVQRFKTGAFSARQGSTIGVDFTMKTLEIQGKRVKLQIWDTAGQERFRTITQSYYRSANGAILAYDISKRSTFLSVPHWIEDVRKYAGSNIVQLLIGNKSDLADLREVPLAEAQSLAEHYDILCAIETSAKDSSNVEEAFTRVATELIMRHGGPMFSEKNTDHIQLDSKDIAESWGCGC; translated from the exons ATGGCGGGCCCTGGCCCGGGAGACCAGGACGAACACTACGATTTCCTGTTCAAGCTGGTGTTAGTGGGCGACGCGAGCGTGGGCAAGACGTGCGTGGTGCAGCGCTTCAAGACCGGCGCCTTCTCCGCGCGTCAGGGCAGCACCATCGGTGTCGACTTCACCATGAAGACGCTGGAGATCCAGGGCAAGCGGGTCAAG ctccagaTTTGGGACACAGCCGGCCAGGAGCGGTTCCGGACCATCACCCAGAGCTACTACCGAAGTGCCAATGGGGCCATCCTCGCGTACGACATCAGCAAGAGGAGCACCTTCTTGTCGGTGCCTCACTGGATCGAGGATGTGAGGAAGTACGCGGGCTCCAACATCGTGCAGTTGCTGATCG GGAACAAGTCAGACCTTGCTGATCTCCGGGAGGTCCCGCTGGCGGAGGCGCAGAGCCTGGCTGAGCACTATGACATCCTCTGTGCCATCGAGACCTCTGCCAAGGACTCCAGCAATGTGGAGGAGGCCTTCACCAGAGTGGCCACTGAACTCATCATGAGGCACGGAGGCCCCATGTTCAGTGAGAAGAACACTGACCACATTCAGCTGGACAGCAAGGACATTGCGGAGAGCTGGGGCTGTGGGTGCTGA